The DNA window GCTGATCACGCGGAAGTTCGACGTGATCTCCTTGGAGCCGCCCAGGCGGTAGAACTGTTTGGTCTCGATAGCGCGCAGGATGTCGATCTGCATCTTGGTGCTGATGTCGCCGATCTCGTCGAAGAAGATCGTGCCCTTGTCCGCCATCTCGAGCTTGCCCTTGCGCGTGTACTGCGCGCCGGTGAACGCGCCCTTCTCGTGGCCGAACAGCTCGGACTCGATCAGGCTCTCGGGATACGCGCCGCAGTTCATGGTGATCAGCGGGAAGTAGCGACGGTTGGAGTTCATGTGGATCGCCTTGGCGATCAGCTCCTTGCCCGTGCCACTCTCACCGCGGATCATCACCGTCGAGTCGCTCTTGGCCACCTCGGCGACCATCTTGAGCACCGAGTTCATCGCCGGGGTCGAGCCGACGATCTCGTCCACCGCGAACAGCTCGTCCACCCGCTCGCGCAGGGCCACGTTCTCGGTGAGCAGCGCCATCTTGTCGATGGCGTTGCGGATCAGGTGGCTCAGTTCGTCCGGATCGATCGGCTTGCAGACGTAGTCGTACGCGCCGTCCTTGAGCGCCTGGATCGCAGTGTCGACCGAAGCGAAGGCGGTGATGACGATCGTGATGATGTCCTTCTTAATTTCCTTGATCCGCTTCTGCAGCTCAATGCCGTCCATGCCCGGCATCTTGATGTCGAGCAGCACGATGTCCCAGTGCGATTCCTGCAGCTTGGTCAGCGCCTCGTTGGCGTTCTCGGCCGCGCCGACCCGATAGCCGTCCGCGGCGAACCAGTTGTAGAGCGAGTCCCTTACCGAGAACTCGTCGTCGACGATCAGAATGCCGATGTCCTGCGGATTCACTTACGAGCTCCTGTCTTGGGTGTCGGTCGGGGGCGCCGACTCGGCGGGCTGATTTTGTTGATCGAGGTCCAGCTTGCGCGGCAGCCGGACGTTAAAGGTGGTGCCTTTATCGATGACCGATTCAACGCTTATCGTGCCGTGATGAGACTGGACGATACCATAGACCACCGAGAGCCCCAAGCCCGTCCCCTTCTGCTGGTCCTTGGTGGTGAAGAACGGCTCGAAGATCTTGCCCAGCACGTCGTGGGGGATGCCTTTGCCCGTATCGATTATCTGAAAACCGACGTCCTCGCTTGAGCTGCCGTCGGTGCGTACAATCAACTTGCCGCCTTTGTCCATCGCCTCGTTGGCGTTGACCATCAGCGCGATCACCATCTGCTGCACTCCGCTCTGATCGCACTGCAGGGTGTCGTCCTCGGAGTCGTACTCGCGGATCAGCTCGACGTTGTTCACATCGAGGCTGTGCTTGATCAGCGCGATGCTCTTGTCGATCACGTTGTGCAGCCGTCCCTCGGAGTACTCGCCGAACGAGCGGCGCGCGAAGGTCAGTAGGTTGCGCACGATCTCGCCGCAGCGTTTGACCTCGCCGGCCGACAGGTCGAGGTAACCCACGATCGACTTGTCGCGCTCGGCTGTGGGCTCCTTGGTCCCCAGCAGTTTGCCCGAGAGCTTGATGTAGCTCAGCACGCCGGAAAGCGGGTTGTTGATCTCGTGGGCCACCATCGCCGAGAGCTGGCCCAGGGACGCCAACTTCTCCGCGGTGAGCATCCGCTCGTGGGCCTTGCGCAGTTCCTCGGTGCGCTGGTCGACCTTCTGCTCCAGGGTGCGGTTCCACTCCCGCAGCTCGTCGTTGGCCTGTCGCAGCTTGCGCGTCATCACGTCGAAGGACCTGGTCAGCCGCCCGATCTCATCCGGCGTGGCCGTGGGAAGCCGCACGTCGAAATCGCCGTCGGCGATGCGTGCCGTGGCCGCGGTCAACTGCTTGATCGGCCGCATGGTCCAGCGGGCCAACGTGAACACCAACAGCACGATCACCACGGTCACGCACAGCAGCACTATCGAGAGCACCTTGAGGCTGGCGGTGTAGGGCTCGACAACCTCGTCCTCGAAAGCAGCGGCCACGATCACCCAGTCGTACGGCTCGAAATAGCCAAACTTGGCGATCTTGAGCGTGGTGTGGCCGCTCACGGGATCGGGCCAGGGGTAGCGGTTGATCGCCACACTGCTCACGGGCAGAGTCAGCGCCTCATCGCGCATCTCCAGGAAGTGCTGGGACCCCTCCTCGCCGAGCTGGAAGATGTTCTGCCCCTCCAGCAAGGGGTGGATCACGATCTGTCCCGAGCTGTCGAAAACGTAGCAGTAGCCGGTCTCGGCCACCTTCAGGTCCTCGATGATCGTGCGCAACGATTTGAACTCGTTGCCGTCGTGCCAGGCCGGAGAGGCGCCGGTAACAGCGTCGACGTTGCCGCCGACACGGATCCGGTCCAGGGCCTCCTGGGCCTCGCAGAGCATCAGCAGGCTCTTGACCACGTGTTCCAGATCGCGCTCAGCCTGCTCGATGCTGCTCTGGCGAAAACTGTTGAGCGAGAACAGGGCGTAAGTCACCAGCGGCAACAGCGCCAGGCAAAGCACCATTACGATGAGCTTGTTTTCGAACTTCCAGTTGCGAAACCCTAAGCCCATTAATTACCCGAGAAATAAGCAATTTAACGCGAATGAATTTTCAGGTTAGCAGGGCACTATCCGGAAGTCAACGCGCTGAATTACTGGAAATATGCGCAAACACGGGGTGTTGCGGCACCCAAAAGGTGCCTATTGAAACCACTCTACGAGCAGCGGATTGACCGCCTCGGGCAGTTCCTGGTGGCACAGGTGCCCGGCCTCGGGGATCACCTCGAGCCGCGATCCGGCCACCTGACCGTGCAGCCGCTCGCCGTACTCAAGGGGCACCCATTGATCCTGCTCGCCCCAGAGGATCAGCAATGGCCTGTCCAGGTCTGCGTAGCGCTGGGTCATCCGGATGTAATCCTCGGAAAAATAGTCGTTCATCAGCCCGATCAGCGCGTCGGCGTACCCGGGCTTGTTCAGCGGCCTGGCATACTCGTCCACCAGCGCCTCTGTTACCGACTGGTCGTGAAAATAGACCTCGCGCAACGAACGCCGGATGGCCCAGCGGTCGGCGAAGACGCGGGTCAGCGTGCGAAATCCCGGGGCAAACAGCAGGCTGACGTGCCCCTTTTCGTGGAAGCACGCGGGCGAGCTCACGGCCAGACGTCCCACGCGTTGAGGAAACTCGAGGGCCAGGTAGAGCGTAATCCCGCCACCCATGGACGAGCCGATCAGGTCGAAATGCTCGAGGCCCAGATGGTCGGCCAGGGCAATCACCGCGGCCGACTGGTTCTCGATCGAAAAGACGTATTCCTCGCCGGGCACCCCTGAGCGTCCCATTCCCGGCTGGTCGATCAGGATCACCCTCCGGCCGGACTCGACCAGGGGCCGGACGTTCTTGTTCCAGCAATAGCCCGAGTCGGCGAACCCGTGGACCATGATCAGCGGCTCGCCCTGTCCCACGTCGATGTAATGTAGGTCGTGCCCGCCGACCTGCTGCTGATGGCGGTAAGGCGCAACGTAGTCGTTCCACTCCGCGTCGCCTTGGCCGATCTCGACCTTACAGCCGATAAGCGCCAGGGCCAGGCAGAGGATCAACGCCGCAAGGGGCGTTCTGTTCATTTACGGAACCCTCCGATGTGTTCTGATGATTTAACACATCAAGGGAATTCAGATAAGGGCTATACGTCTTGTTCGACCAGCAGCATGGTGATCGGGTCGAGGCGTAGCGGCGGGGAGCCGGGCATCTGCTCGTCGTGATCCTTGAGCAGCTCGATCAGCACCTTGTCGGCCTCGGGCCGCAGCTTGATTACTACGCTGAAGTGCTCGGCCAAGCGCGCTATGGGTTGGGGCATCCCGAGCTGTTGGTCCGGCGGCTGATGGCGGTGGGTCAGAGCCGAGAGCCAGAGCTCAACGTTCTTTTCCCGGGCCAGCACTTTGAGCGCGGCAATCTGATCCGCGCCGGCCTTCTCCAGGTCCAGGCCGTCGATCACGATCGTCGTGGGCTTGAAGTCCATGTTCTCATCGAGGAAGTCCAGCGCCTGTCCAAGCCGTGCAGCGCTGAACCCGCGGTCGAGAAAGCTCTGGATGTTGCGTAGGCGCTCCAGCTCCAGACGATCGCCGGACGATACTTTGAGCAGCCCGAGGCGCGCGGCCTCGTCGAGGATCTCGTCGTACCACTGGCGCACATGCGCCACCGGATGGTCCAGGGCCACGTGCAGGGTCTGCTGCCCGCGCAGCAGCGCGTCCAGGGCGAACTGCACCAGGCAGGCGCTCTTGCCCACACCCGCGCGCGCGGCGATCACGCCCATGTTGCCCTTGCCCAGACCGCCGTGCATCGACTCTGCCAGCACGCGTAGCGGCCCGATCCTTCTTAACGTCTCGGCGACCATCGCTCTCTCCTATTCCGCCTGCGCGCCGTGTACCCGGTCAGCATAGCGGCGCTTGAGCTCCTCGGCCACACTCTCGGGCACGGGAACGTGCCGCGCCAGCTCCATTGTGAACTCGGCCTTGCCCTGAGTCGCCGAGCGCAGGTCAGTGGAGTAGCCGAACATCTCGGCCAGCGGCACCTCGGCCTCGACCATGCAGAACCCGGCGTCCTCGGTGGTGCCGACGATCAGGCCGCGCCGCTGCATCAGCGTGCGCAGCACCGCGCCCTGGTGCTCGACCGGGCACTCTACGGCCACGCGCATCAGCGGCTCGAGAATCCGCGGGACAGCCTTAAAATAGACGTGGCGGAACGCGCCGCGGGCCGCGGCCTGAAACGCGTTGTCCGAGGAGTCCACCGCGTGGGCCTTGCCGTCGGTAAGCACCACGCGCAATCCAGTAACCGGAAAACCGATCACCCGTCCGCGATCGAGCATTGCGGCGAATCCCTTTTTAACCGAGGGAATGTACTCGGTGGGAACGTTGCCGCCCTTGACCTCGCTGACGAACTCGAACTCTTGGCTTTCCTCGGTCGGCTCGACATAGCCGACAATGCGTCCGAACTGGCCGGATCCTCCGCTCTGCTTCTTGTGCAGGTAGTCGAAATCCGCGCGCTTGGTCACGGCCTCGCGGTAGGCGACCTGGGGCGCTCCGGTCTCGACCGCGGCGCCGTATTCGCGGCGCATCCGCTCGACGTAGACATCGATGTGCAGCTCGCCCATGCCGCTGATTACTGTTTCGCCGCTCTCGGGATCGGTGAAGCAACGGAACGTCGGGTCCTCGCGCACGAAGCGCTGGAGCGCCTTTGACAGCTTGTCCTGGGCCTGGTTATCCAATGGTTTGACGGTCAGGCTGATCACCGGCTCGGGCACGTGCATCGCACTCATCCCGGCATTGAAGCTGCCGTCGGTAAAGGTGTCGCCGCTGGCGCACTCCACGCCGAACAGCACCACGATGTCACCGGCCTCGGCCACTTCGATATCTTCCATCTGGTCCGCGTGCATCCGCACCAGCCGCCCGATGCGGATTTTCTCGCCGGAGCGTTGGTTGATCATCTGCGCGCTGCGCTTCATACGGCCCTGGTAGAGCCGCAGATAGGTCAGCTGGCCAAAGCGGCTTTCCTCGATCTTGAACGCCAGGGCCAGAGTCGGGCTTGTGGGGTCGCACTTGACCTGCCGCTGTTCACCGCTCTGGGTCTCGACGTAAGTGTTCTCCACCTCGTGCGGCGCAGGCAAATAGCTGGTGACCGCGTTGAGCAGCGGCTGCACGCCCTTGTTCTTGAACGCCGAGCCCAGCAGTACCGGGGTCAGCTCGAGCTTGATCGTGGCCGTGCGAATCGCCGCCTGGATCAGCTCGGGCGTGGCGCGCTCCTCGAGCAGCGCCTCGGTCAGCTCGTCGCTGTGCAGCGAGACCGCGTCGAGCAGCTGCTCGCGCGCAGCGGCCGCCTGCTCGGCCAGCTCGTCGGGGATCGGCGCCTCGCGCAACTGCGAGCCGTCGGCTTCGTCAAAATACAGCGCGCGGTTGTACACCAGATCGACCACACCCTGATGTTCGGCCTCGAGTCCGATCGGCAGTTGCAGCGCCACGGCGTTGACGCCCAGCTTGTCGCGCAGTTGCCGGGCCACGCGCAACGGATCGGCGCCCGTGCGGTCGCACTTATTGACAAAGGCCAGGCTCGGCACGCCGTAGCGCCTCATCTGGCGGTAGACGGTCAGGGTCTGGCTTTGAACTCCGGCCACGGCGCACAGCACCAGCACCGCGCCATCGAGCACGCGCAGGGCGCGCTCGACCTCGATTGTGAAGTCCACGTGCCCCGGCGTATCGATGATGTTGATCCGATATCCGTCCCACAGACAATGCGTGGCCGCGGACTGGATCGTGATCCCGCGCTCACGCTCGAGTTCCATCGAGTCCATGGTCGCGCCCACGCCGTCGCGGCCGCGAAC is part of the Candidatus Alcyoniella australis genome and encodes:
- a CDS encoding sigma-54 dependent transcriptional regulator; this translates as MNPQDIGILIVDDEFSVRDSLYNWFAADGYRVGAAENANEALTKLQESHWDIVLLDIKMPGMDGIELQKRIKEIKKDIITIVITAFASVDTAIQALKDGAYDYVCKPIDPDELSHLIRNAIDKMALLTENVALRERVDELFAVDEIVGSTPAMNSVLKMVAEVAKSDSTVMIRGESGTGKELIAKAIHMNSNRRYFPLITMNCGAYPESLIESELFGHEKGAFTGAQYTRKGKLEMADKGTIFFDEIGDISTKMQIDILRAIETKQFYRLGGSKEITSNFRVISATNKDLEQLVKQGEFREDLYYRLNVFMITLPPIRERIDDVTRLAEYFLKKYCQSMNKNIEGFTPRALERMRSYSWPGNVRELRNVIERAVVVVRGKLIDVEELSFPSSQGGENQRLQSLQDVERRHIASVLDQTGWNITRAAEVLKVDRVTIYNKIKKYDLKK
- a CDS encoding ATP-binding protein; translated protein: MGLGFRNWKFENKLIVMVLCLALLPLVTYALFSLNSFRQSSIEQAERDLEHVVKSLLMLCEAQEALDRIRVGGNVDAVTGASPAWHDGNEFKSLRTIIEDLKVAETGYCYVFDSSGQIVIHPLLEGQNIFQLGEEGSQHFLEMRDEALTLPVSSVAINRYPWPDPVSGHTTLKIAKFGYFEPYDWVIVAAAFEDEVVEPYTASLKVLSIVLLCVTVVIVLLVFTLARWTMRPIKQLTAATARIADGDFDVRLPTATPDEIGRLTRSFDVMTRKLRQANDELREWNRTLEQKVDQRTEELRKAHERMLTAEKLASLGQLSAMVAHEINNPLSGVLSYIKLSGKLLGTKEPTAERDKSIVGYLDLSAGEVKRCGEIVRNLLTFARRSFGEYSEGRLHNVIDKSIALIKHSLDVNNVELIREYDSEDDTLQCDQSGVQQMVIALMVNANEAMDKGGKLIVRTDGSSSEDVGFQIIDTGKGIPHDVLGKIFEPFFTTKDQQKGTGLGLSVVYGIVQSHHGTISVESVIDKGTTFNVRLPRKLDLDQQNQPAESAPPTDTQDRSS
- a CDS encoding alpha/beta fold hydrolase: MNRTPLAALILCLALALIGCKVEIGQGDAEWNDYVAPYRHQQQVGGHDLHYIDVGQGEPLIMVHGFADSGYCWNKNVRPLVESGRRVILIDQPGMGRSGVPGEEYVFSIENQSAAVIALADHLGLEHFDLIGSSMGGGITLYLALEFPQRVGRLAVSSPACFHEKGHVSLLFAPGFRTLTRVFADRWAIRRSLREVYFHDQSVTEALVDEYARPLNKPGYADALIGLMNDYFSEDYIRMTQRYADLDRPLLILWGEQDQWVPLEYGERLHGQVAGSRLEVIPEAGHLCHQELPEAVNPLLVEWFQ
- the fusA gene encoding elongation factor G; translated protein: MTENINKLRNIGISAHIDAGKTTLTERVLFYTERIHAMHEVRGRDGVGATMDSMELERERGITIQSAATHCLWDGYRINIIDTPGHVDFTIEVERALRVLDGAVLVLCAVAGVQSQTLTVYRQMRRYGVPSLAFVNKCDRTGADPLRVARQLRDKLGVNAVALQLPIGLEAEHQGVVDLVYNRALYFDEADGSQLREAPIPDELAEQAAAAREQLLDAVSLHSDELTEALLEERATPELIQAAIRTATIKLELTPVLLGSAFKNKGVQPLLNAVTSYLPAPHEVENTYVETQSGEQRQVKCDPTSPTLALAFKIEESRFGQLTYLRLYQGRMKRSAQMINQRSGEKIRIGRLVRMHADQMEDIEVAEAGDIVVLFGVECASGDTFTDGSFNAGMSAMHVPEPVISLTVKPLDNQAQDKLSKALQRFVREDPTFRCFTDPESGETVISGMGELHIDVYVERMRREYGAAVETGAPQVAYREAVTKRADFDYLHKKQSGGSGQFGRIVGYVEPTEESQEFEFVSEVKGGNVPTEYIPSVKKGFAAMLDRGRVIGFPVTGLRVVLTDGKAHAVDSSDNAFQAAARGAFRHVYFKAVPRILEPLMRVAVECPVEHQGAVLRTLMQRRGLIVGTTEDAGFCMVEAEVPLAEMFGYSTDLRSATQGKAEFTMELARHVPVPESVAEELKRRYADRVHGAQAE